A genomic segment from Aegilops tauschii subsp. strangulata cultivar AL8/78 chromosome 1, Aet v6.0, whole genome shotgun sequence encodes:
- the LOC109774220 gene encoding uncharacterized protein, producing the protein MVCEALNDARRLAIHHPALLAPILEKVVLGILKTVKIPRSAVLKTSVMACTNVFAAFGNLSLSSSCSSRAYTIVL; encoded by the exons ATGGTCTGCGAGGCCCTCAACGACGCGCGCCGCCTCGCCATCCACCACCCCGCCCTGCTCGCCCCCATCCT GGAGAAGGTGGTGCTGGGGATCTTGAAGACGGTGAAGATACCGCGCAGCGCCGTGCTCAAGACCTCCGTGATGGCGTGCACGAACGTCTTCGCGGCCTTTGGCAACCTCTCCTTGAGCAGCAGCTGTAGCAGCAG AGCTTACACTATCGTTCTATAG